DNA from Salinibacter grassmerensis:
CGTTACGACCGAGGGGAGGTTGTCGTGCTTGGGCAAAATGAGGGTCAGGGGGCCCGGCACGAACGTGTCTAGGAGATGCTGCGCCACAGGGGGGATACGGGCCGCCACCTGCCCAATCTGCTCTTGCCGTCGGAGGTGAACGATGAGCGGGTTGTCCGCCGGACGCCCCTTGGCCTCAAAGATGCGACGCACGGCGTCTGGCCGAAATGCGTCCGCCCCGAGTCCGTAGACCGTTTCGGTGGGGAAGGCGACCAGGTTACCACGGCGCAGGTGGTGGGCCGCCTCTGTGGGAGAAGTCGTGCGTGTGGTCGCCACGAGAACAAAGCAACAACGAGTTCGAGACGACTGCTTGGGGTGCACCGCCGATGGGGTTGACTTTCCTCCCCATCCTCTCTTAGCATCGAAAGGACGCGTCATTCCGACCCGGCTCTCAGCGTTATGCCCTCCGACACGCCTTCGCACAGTGAGCGAACATCCACGCCAAAGCTGAACTTGGGCCCAGCGCCGAGCCGTTCGGAAATGGCAAACACCCTTGTTGAGGCCGCCCGTCGGGTTCTGCGGCGCCGGTTTCGGGTGGTCCTGCTCATCCGGGACGCCTACGCACACCTGGAGGCCAACGCCGACGCCCTCGCGGCCGTATGGAGTGACCTGCGGGCTGCACTCCGCCTTCTCGTGGCCTGGACGCGCCGGTCGTACCGCGAGGTGTCCACGGCGTCCCTCGTGCTTCTGGTGGCCGCCCTCCTGTACTTCATCACCCCCATTGACGTCATTCCCGACACCCTCGGGGCCTTGGGGTTCGTCGACGACCTCGCGGTCGTTCGGACGGCCGTAGAGACCGTTCGGGGCGAGTTGGATCAGTTCCGCGACTGGGAAGCGCAACAATCTCTTCCGGCCTCATCGTAGCCCCCGACCGCACCCCTCCATCCGAGCTCAGGCCACTATGTTCACCTACATCCTTCTCGCTCTAATTGCCGGGCTTCTCACCGGCATACTGATCGCCTGGTACCGTCGGGAGAATTAGTCCGGTCTAGGGGACAATCTGCTCTCCATTCTCGTCCTCGACGATCAGTGCGTCTACCGGACACAGGGCTGCCGACTCTTCTAGGCGTCCCTGTTCAATATCGGGCGTTTCGTCCTGGAAGTCGACAATGTTGTCTTCTCGGATCACGTAGATCTCGGGCGCGATGTTCACACAGTTGCCCGATCCAATGCAGAGGGTGCGATCGATGCGGACCGTCTGGCCATTGATTTCTCGTTCGCGGGTGTCAGCCATGCTTCTGAGGGTGGGTACAAGGAGACTAGAACTGAATGGATTTTCCGTCTCAGTGCCACGGGCGGCGTCCCCGCGCGTTCCCCTTTCACCACGCGCTCCAGCGGTGGGCCTTGCGGAGAGATTCGTCCGATCCTGGGGCTACGAGGCGGCGTCGACGCCCCCCGAGTCCGACGAAGCGGGACTGGCCTCTGCGTCGCCGTCGAGGCCCAGCGTCTCGTCGAGGATGTTGCCCGCAATCTGAATGAAGTCCTGCTCGGTAATGATGCCGACGAGCCGGTTTTCTCGTACCACGGGCAGGGCCCCAATCTCATGCTCGCGCATGAGCTCCACGGCCTCCAGGGTGGGGCGGTCCGGGGACACCGAGATGGGATCCTCGACCATGATGTTTCCCACCGGCACGCCGCCCTTCGGCTGCTCGGTCCGTTCGGCCATGTGACGGAGGAGGGTGCGGTGGCTCACGAGCCCTACCAGCCGGTGCTCTTCGTCCTCCACGAGTACGTGGCGGATCTTTTGCCAGTCCATGAGCCGCGCCACAAACTCGATCGACTCTTTCTCGTGCACGGTGAAGGGATCGGTGCTCATGTAAGCCTCCACGCTCGTCTCCTGCATGCCCGTAGGGGTATACCCTTCTTCCAGGGTCGCCAGGGACCATTCGTGGACCGGATGCCCCTCCTTTTGACGCTCCACCATGCCACGCGTGAGCGCCCCGAGGCGCTCGGCCCGCGACCCGACCCCCTCCATGCGCTCGAGGGAGTCGAGTTGCCACTGCGCTCCGGTCTGCTGGGTCTCGACACGGTTCTGGATCACCCCGAGGTACCGATCGATGTCCGACGATGCGATGTCGGAGGTCCGAAGGCCCTCCTCGGCCAGCGGGATGAGGGTGTCGAGAATCAGCTCGTGGGCCGGGCGGTTGGTGCCGTCCAGCCAGGTAAACTGGGAGGCCAGACCGCTCCGGGCCGCCGCGTTGAAGTTGTAGCGGGCCTCGTAGAAGTCGATGTGCTCGGACACGTCGTGGTACTCGTGGGCCAGTCCCGCCACGAGCCCGTACCAGAAGACCGCGTTCGCGATCTCATCGATGACGGTCGGCCCGGATGGCAACACCCGGTTCTCGATCCGGAGGTGAGGCTTTCCGTCGGTGATGCCGTAGCAGGCACGATTCCAGCGATACACAGTGCCATTGTGGAGCTGCAGAGCCCTGAGATCAGGCACGCCGCCCGCCTCCAACGTCTCCAGCGAGTCTTCGCCCAACTCCGTCGTCAGGAGCACCCGGAAGCGAGAGATGTCTTCCTTAAAGATCTCCATCACCGACTCGTCCACCCAGTCCGTGCCGAAGTGCACGCGCGGACTCATCTCTCGTAGGTACAGGTTGGTCGACCGTGTGTCGACGGCCTGCTGGAAGAGGGCAATCCGGGTTTCGCGCCAGAGCCGCTTGCCGAAGAGCAGTGGCGAGTTGGTGGCCGCGGCGAGGCACGGGGCCGCCACCACCTGGGCAATGTTGTAGTAGCGCGGGAATTCCTCCGGCGACACCTGGAAGTGCGTCTGAAAGCTCGTATTGCACCCCTCCAGCATGATGGAGTCGTGCTTCACAAACAGCTCGTCGATGCCTCGAATCTGATACTGCCCCGCCCCGCCCCGCAACCGGGAGATGGCATCGTTGAGGGCGTAGTAGCGCGGCCGAGGGGTCATGTAGTCCATCGCGAAGTCCGAGAGGTGGGCCGTGGGCAAGATGCCCGTCATGGCAATCTCGCTGCCGACCTGCTGGGTAAGGTCGCGCACCTTTTCGACCAGCTCAGACGTCGACGTCTCCATCTCTCGGAAACAGTCCGTCCCAAACTGAAGCGGGTCCATGTTGAATTCCACATTGAACCGCGTCAGCTCCGTAACGATGCGCTCGTCGGTGTTCCGTTCAAGGACCTCCTCAATGACGGGCGCCGGGTCCCCCCGTTCGTCCACCATGAAAAGCTCCTGCTCGGCCCCGATGCGGCGCATCCCGCTCTCGAACATGTCCTCCTGGAGCATGAGCTCCATCGCCCGAACATCGCGCATCAAGTGATTCGTAAATTCGCGGAGCTTAGAAGGCTCGGCGTCCCGGCGTACGTTGTGTTCACCCATGGGTGAGTGTGAGGTCTTACTTGTCTACAAAACGACGCACCCCCACCGGACTCGTCTACCGAAGGAGGGACCAAACTGGGCTCAGGGCATTCGGACACTGGCTGCAAGGTAGAAACGGTTCCCAGTCATTATCAAATCAAAATGAACCACGCCAACGCCGCGTCCGTCAGAATTGGGTGCCGTGTAGCCCTCCGGTCCATGTCACTGTTTTGATCGCCCCACACTCGTGGACGCACGCTCGCTCTCCCGATTGATCCGGTCTCTGAGTGCGATACTGCTGTGTGTACTTCTGGTGGGCGGGCCGTCTGACACCGCCGCGTCTCCGGGCATGAGCGGGCCGTCCGCCGATACCACAGACCCTCGGGCGCAGCGGCTACTCATTCGGGGCACAACCGAGGCGCAGCTGGGCGACCACGAGGAAGCCATCTCGCACTTTGAGGCAGCGCTGGAGCGGGTGCCAAGATCCCCGGTACTTCTCCAGGCCCTCGCCGACGCGTACGAGGCGCAGGGCGACCGCTCCACCGCCCTCTTCTATGCGCGACAGGCGCAGACGCAGGGGGCGTCTCGCCCCTCGTTCGGCCGTCGCCTCGCCGAGGTGCAGCGGGCCGCCGGGGACCCGGCCGCGGCCCTCCGCACCTACCAGCAGCTTCTCAATCAATTCCCCGACTTCAACGACGCGTACCGGGCCCGGGCATCGATTCAAGCGGAGATGGGACGGACAAAAGATGCAATCCAGTCCTACGAAACGTACCTCAGCCGCACCAACTCACCACCGATCGACGTGTACCGTCGGCTGCTCTCTCTCTACCGCGAAACGGACAACGCGGATGGGATCGAAACCACTCTCCGAGCCCTGGTGGACCGACGGCCCAATGTCTACGCATACCAGCGTCGCCTCGGCGAGTACTACGCAGACGAAGGGCGTCCGCAGAAGGCGCTTGCCCTGCTGGCTCCGCTGGGGCGTCAACTCCCCGACGACGACGCCCTTCGGCGGCAGGTGCAACAGCTCGCCCGCCAAACGGGACAAACGATCGCCCTTTCCGCTCGGCGGGCGCAGTCGGACTCGACCCGTTCTCAGAAAACAGCTCCGGATGCCCCGCTGCGCCGGGCCCGATCGATGTACGACGAGGCAAGGGCCTCGTCTCCCCCCGACACCGCACTGCTGCGCACCGCGGCGGGGCTGTTGCAGGAGGTCCTAGACCGATCCCCCGGTGCCGAGGCTGCCCTGTCCCTCCGGGCCCAACTCTACCGGGCGTGGGGCCGCCCCGAGAAGGCAGGCCGGGCGATGGAACGCCTCTTGGATCTGGATCCCCGGACCCCCAGCCGATGGGTGCGGACTGCAAAGACCTATCAGCGGGCGCACCTCCACGCTCACGCCGCCGAAGTGGCCGAAGAAGGATTCTTGCTCTTTCCGGGACACGTGGCCCTTGCCCGAACCGCGGCGTTCTCGCGTCTACGCGCAGGCGATTTCGCCGAGGCCCGTAGCCACTTTCAAGACGCTCTCTCCCTCCTCGGCGACTCCACCGGCGGCGGCGAGGAAGCCGTCCTGCACGCCGGCCTCAGCCTCGCCAATAGCCGTCTTGGGCGGCCCCAGGAGGCGGACGACGCCCTCAGAAAAGCTCGCATCCTCGCTCCCGACTCCCCGAGAGTGCTTCGCCTGTGCGCCCGGAGCCTGGCTCATCGGGACGAACGCCTGGATCAGGCCCTGAGCCTCGCCGAGCAGGCGGTGGAGTACGCCCCGAATTCACCATCGGCGCACCACGTGCTGGGACAGGTGCATGTTCGGCGCAGCGAACCGGAGGCCGCGCGGCGTCACCTGCGCATCGCCCTCGACACCGGGACCCCCACCGCTACGCTGCTGGAGCGGCTCGGCGACGTGGAAAAGGCACTGGGCAACGACGCGGCGGCCCAGACGTACTGGCAACGTGCGGCGGACCGTACCCCTGATCGCTCATCTCTGCGCGAGAAGCTCACGGTTCCGGCAAATTCGTAGCCGTCCGTCGTTCTCTCCGGGACGGCACCCCCTGCTCCACGCTCATCGACTCCTGCGCACCAGATTCCGCCTCAATCTTGACGTCCGCGCCCCCTTCAGGCTCTCGTGCTCTCCTGCTTGCACTGACCTGTGCCCTTCTTCTCACCGGCTGCGGCAGCTCATCGCCGAACACGGCCCCGAGTCTCCCCGACGCCTTTCCCGACCATTCGGTCGATCAGATTCGGACCCAGATTACACGGGGGACCGACACGATCCAGGGCTACACCGCGAAAGCTCGGGTCAGGGTCCGAACCCCCGCCCAGACCCAGTCCTTCAACGCTGTCGTGCGTCACCGGCGGGCCGACTCCCTGTTCATGCGCCTCAGCCTATTTGGGATCGAAGGGGGACGCCTCCTATTAACGCCCGACAGCGTGTTTTTCTACGACACGCGCAACACTGTGCTGCGCGTGGGGCCGGTAGAGGCCGTTCAGAAGCTCTTCCCCGCTCCGGTATCGTCGGATCAGTTCTTCGACAACATGCTCGGGGTACTCGCCCCGGCCGCCCGCCCCAAGTGGTCGCTGCAGTCCGACAGCACCCTGTACTACCTGTCGGACACCACTGATCGTGAGCGCTACACGGTCGATCCCGCCCACTGGCGCGTCGTCCGGTACGAAGAGCGGTCCCCCACCGGAACCGTCCGTCAGAAACGACTGTTTTCGCAATTCCGACGGATCGAGGACGTGCTGCTGCCTGCCCGCCTGGTCTTTCAACAGCCGTCCGACGACCTCCGGGCCGTGGTGACCTACAAGGAGATGACCCTCAACCCGTCGGGGTTGTCCTTCTCCCTCAACGTGCCCGAGCAGGTCCCCCGTCGGAGATTTCAGTAGCGGGATGACGGCCCGGTTTCTGTCCCGTCATCACTCGTCGACCGATCGTCCATTCCCGAATGCGTTCTCCCTGGCTTCCACGACAGAGCGTCCAGTGGGCGTTGCGGGCCGGTCTCGTCGTGCTTCTCGGCCTTGCGGTGCCGGTTGGGCTCCCGGCGGCGCACGGCCAGGACGCCTCGTCTCGGCGTGAGACCACGCGACAGCGCCTCAATCAGCTGGAGCAGCAGATCCAGCGGGAGCAGCAGCGCCTCCAGAAAACAGAGAAGGAGGCGGAGTCTACCCAGGAGCAACTCGAATCGCTGCAACGAGAGATCGCCCTTCGCGAAAAGTTGGTGTCGACGTATCAGGCCCGTCTCGACGAACTGGGTCAGGAGCGCTCGCGCCTCCGCGACACGCTGTCGACCCTGCAGACGCGTCTCGAAACGCTCCGGGACGACTACCGGGAGCAACTCGTCCACGCGTACAAGTATGGGCGCCTCCACGACCTGGCCCTGCTGCTCGCCTCGCAGTCCATCAACCAGATGCTCATCCGCGCGCGGTATTTGCGCCGGTTCGCTACCGACCGTCGCCAGCAGCGAAGTGCCATCCAGACGGCCGCCGGCGAGGTTCGCTCCTCACGGGAACAGCTTGCCGAAAAGCGGGCCGAGACCCGGGATCTTCTCGCCGAGGCGCGCACCGAGCGCGAGAACCTACGGGCCCTCGAACGGGAACGGCGACGGGTGATTGACGAGCTGCGGGCCCGGCGCTCCGAGCTCGAACAGCAGATCGAGCAGAAGCAGCAGCAGGCCCAGCAACTCGAACGGCGCATCCAGAAGCTCGTGGCCCGGGCCAGGCGCGAAGAGGACAACTCGGGCATGGAGGCGGAGGTCGCCGCCAATCTCTCCGCCTCTTTTCAGGCGAACCGCGGGGCCCTGCCCTGGCCCGTCGAGGGGGCCGTGACGACCGACTTT
Protein-coding regions in this window:
- a CDS encoding YkvA family protein — translated: MANTLVEAARRVLRRRFRVVLLIRDAYAHLEANADALAAVWSDLRAALRLLVAWTRRSYREVSTASLVLLVAALLYFITPIDVIPDTLGALGFVDDLAVVRTAVETVRGELDQFRDWEAQQSLPASS
- a CDS encoding ferredoxin produces the protein MADTREREINGQTVRIDRTLCIGSGNCVNIAPEIYVIREDNIVDFQDETPDIEQGRLEESAALCPVDALIVEDENGEQIVP
- a CDS encoding CBS domain-containing protein, giving the protein MGEHNVRRDAEPSKLREFTNHLMRDVRAMELMLQEDMFESGMRRIGAEQELFMVDERGDPAPVIEEVLERNTDERIVTELTRFNVEFNMDPLQFGTDCFREMETSTSELVEKVRDLTQQVGSEIAMTGILPTAHLSDFAMDYMTPRPRYYALNDAISRLRGGAGQYQIRGIDELFVKHDSIMLEGCNTSFQTHFQVSPEEFPRYYNIAQVVAAPCLAAATNSPLLFGKRLWRETRIALFQQAVDTRSTNLYLREMSPRVHFGTDWVDESVMEIFKEDISRFRVLLTTELGEDSLETLEAGGVPDLRALQLHNGTVYRWNRACYGITDGKPHLRIENRVLPSGPTVIDEIANAVFWYGLVAGLAHEYHDVSEHIDFYEARYNFNAAARSGLASQFTWLDGTNRPAHELILDTLIPLAEEGLRTSDIASSDIDRYLGVIQNRVETQQTGAQWQLDSLERMEGVGSRAERLGALTRGMVERQKEGHPVHEWSLATLEEGYTPTGMQETSVEAYMSTDPFTVHEKESIEFVARLMDWQKIRHVLVEDEEHRLVGLVSHRTLLRHMAERTEQPKGGVPVGNIMVEDPISVSPDRPTLEAVELMREHEIGALPVVRENRLVGIITEQDFIQIAGNILDETLGLDGDAEASPASSDSGGVDAAS
- a CDS encoding tetratricopeptide repeat protein → MSGPSADTTDPRAQRLLIRGTTEAQLGDHEEAISHFEAALERVPRSPVLLQALADAYEAQGDRSTALFYARQAQTQGASRPSFGRRLAEVQRAAGDPAAALRTYQQLLNQFPDFNDAYRARASIQAEMGRTKDAIQSYETYLSRTNSPPIDVYRRLLSLYRETDNADGIETTLRALVDRRPNVYAYQRRLGEYYADEGRPQKALALLAPLGRQLPDDDALRRQVQQLARQTGQTIALSARRAQSDSTRSQKTAPDAPLRRARSMYDEARASSPPDTALLRTAAGLLQEVLDRSPGAEAALSLRAQLYRAWGRPEKAGRAMERLLDLDPRTPSRWVRTAKTYQRAHLHAHAAEVAEEGFLLFPGHVALARTAAFSRLRAGDFAEARSHFQDALSLLGDSTGGGEEAVLHAGLSLANSRLGRPQEADDALRKARILAPDSPRVLRLCARSLAHRDERLDQALSLAEQAVEYAPNSPSAHHVLGQVHVRRSEPEAARRHLRIALDTGTPTATLLERLGDVEKALGNDAAAQTYWQRAADRTPDRSSLREKLTVPANS
- a CDS encoding DUF4292 domain-containing protein, whose protein sequence is MTSAPPSGSRALLLALTCALLLTGCGSSSPNTAPSLPDAFPDHSVDQIRTQITRGTDTIQGYTAKARVRVRTPAQTQSFNAVVRHRRADSLFMRLSLFGIEGGRLLLTPDSVFFYDTRNTVLRVGPVEAVQKLFPAPVSSDQFFDNMLGVLAPAARPKWSLQSDSTLYYLSDTTDRERYTVDPAHWRVVRYEERSPTGTVRQKRLFSQFRRIEDVLLPARLVFQQPSDDLRAVVTYKEMTLNPSGLSFSLNVPEQVPRRRFQ
- a CDS encoding murein hydrolase activator EnvC family protein, translating into MRSPWLPRQSVQWALRAGLVVLLGLAVPVGLPAAHGQDASSRRETTRQRLNQLEQQIQREQQRLQKTEKEAESTQEQLESLQREIALREKLVSTYQARLDELGQERSRLRDTLSTLQTRLETLRDDYREQLVHAYKYGRLHDLALLLASQSINQMLIRARYLRRFATDRRQQRSAIQTAAGEVRSSREQLAEKRAETRDLLAEARTERENLRALERERRRVIDELRARRSELEQQIEQKQQQAQQLERRIQKLVARARREEDNSGMEAEVAANLSASFQANRGALPWPVEGAVTTDFGDQVDPVHETTTYHPGILIAASPGSPVRAIFDGTVTGIDFVPGYGTYVVIRHGEYLSVYSNFSTLSIAEGNQIEAGQVIGQSGTESEPRGASLFFGLVNRSSSEFVDPSGWLSVR